One genomic segment of Rubeoparvulum massiliense includes these proteins:
- a CDS encoding uracil-xanthine permease family protein has protein sequence MENSKILVDVHERPALQKWIPLSLQHLFAMFGATVLVPIITGLDISVALFSSGLGTLLFLFLTKGQVPNYLGSSFAFIGPIIAVSASQGVGAAMLGALLAGLVYVIVALIVKKIGIAWLDRLLPPAVIGAVISVIGLALAGVSIGWAMNDPMITDRSVYTLHAMEVSLVTLIIVVGTMMFARGFFSVIPVLVGIIGGYIYAFIRYPEWIDLEAIRAASWFKVPDFTTSELFTAFGSPDAWLAALIIVPVALVTLTEHIGHLLVTSEVMGRDLMKKPGLTRTLLGDGLATTLAAFVGGPPNTTYGENIGVLAITRVFSTKVIGLAAVFAITFSFIEKIGVALALIPKPVLGGVTIVLFGTIAAQGVRMFVEHGVDISHKRNMLVIAVIFITGIGGYKLDFAELSSVSDFIAHLTVDNIAMATFLGIILHAILPDKAVAYGTRKQEKAMENK, from the coding sequence ATGGAGAACAGCAAAATTCTTGTTGACGTGCATGAGCGTCCAGCACTTCAAAAATGGATTCCCTTATCTTTACAGCACCTATTTGCCATGTTTGGTGCGACGGTGTTAGTGCCGATTATTACGGGACTAGATATTTCAGTTGCCCTATTCTCCAGTGGTTTAGGTACATTGCTCTTCCTCTTTCTAACGAAGGGACAAGTTCCCAATTATCTTGGAAGTTCCTTTGCCTTTATCGGGCCGATTATTGCAGTAAGCGCTAGCCAAGGTGTAGGAGCTGCCATGCTAGGTGCACTCTTAGCAGGTTTGGTCTATGTAATTGTGGCACTCATTGTGAAGAAGATCGGGATTGCTTGGTTGGATCGTCTCCTTCCTCCAGCGGTTATCGGTGCTGTTATCAGTGTCATCGGTCTTGCCTTAGCTGGTGTTTCCATCGGCTGGGCCATGAATGACCCCATGATTACAGACCGTAGTGTTTATACCTTACATGCCATGGAAGTTTCATTGGTCACTCTAATCATTGTGGTTGGTACCATGATGTTTGCCCGCGGCTTCTTCTCAGTAATTCCTGTTCTTGTAGGGATTATCGGTGGCTATATCTATGCCTTCATCCGATACCCTGAATGGATTGATTTGGAGGCGATTCGAGCAGCAAGCTGGTTCAAGGTTCCGGATTTTACAACCTCAGAGCTCTTCACCGCATTTGGTAGTCCAGACGCATGGTTGGCAGCCCTGATTATTGTACCGGTTGCCCTTGTAACACTTACAGAGCATATTGGTCACTTGCTTGTAACTAGTGAGGTTATGGGCCGTGACTTGATGAAAAAACCAGGTCTTACACGGACACTCCTTGGTGATGGTTTAGCAACAACCTTGGCTGCCTTCGTTGGCGGACCTCCAAATACTACTTATGGTGAGAATATCGGTGTATTGGCCATTACAAGAGTATTTAGTACAAAAGTGATTGGACTCGCAGCAGTATTTGCCATTACCTTCTCCTTCATCGAGAAAATCGGTGTAGCATTAGCCTTGATTCCTAAGCCCGTATTAGGCGGTGTAACCATTGTGCTCTTCGGTACCATCGCTGCTCAAGGTGTTCGGATGTTTGTGGAGCATGGCGTTGATATCTCACATAAGCGGAATATGCTCGTGATTGCTGTCATCTTTATCACAGGTATCGGTGGATATAAGCTGGACTTTGCTGAACTCTCCAGTGTGAGTGATTTCATTGCCCATTTAACCGTTGATAATATTGCCATGGCTACATTCCTAGGGATTATCCTGCATGCTATCTTACCTGATAAAGCAGTTGCCTATGGTACGAGGAAACAGGAAAAGGCCATGGAAAACAAATAA
- the pyrR gene encoding bifunctional pyr operon transcriptional regulator/uracil phosphoribosyltransferase PyrR produces MKQREIMDRDAVRRALTRIAHEIIEKNKGVEEIAIVGIKTRGIYLARRIANRIEEIEGIQVPVGELDITLYRDDLTEKSEQPVLQDTQIPFDITRYKVILVDDVLFTGRTSRAALDALIDLGRPPMIQLAVLVDRGHRELPIRPDYVGKNVPTSRRELVSVLLDEIDSEDGVVIQERDIS; encoded by the coding sequence ATGAAACAACGGGAGATTATGGACCGAGATGCAGTACGCCGTGCTTTAACACGGATTGCCCATGAAATTATTGAAAAAAACAAAGGCGTTGAGGAGATTGCCATTGTGGGGATCAAAACACGGGGAATTTACTTGGCCCGTCGCATTGCCAATCGGATTGAAGAGATTGAAGGCATTCAGGTTCCTGTAGGAGAGTTAGATATCACATTATATCGCGATGATTTAACGGAGAAGAGTGAGCAGCCAGTTTTACAGGATACACAGATTCCCTTTGATATCACCCGTTATAAGGTCATCTTAGTGGATGACGTCCTCTTTACAGGACGTACATCTAGGGCTGCTCTAGATGCATTGATTGATTTAGGACGACCACCGATGATTCAACTGGCTGTGCTGGTAGACCGAGGTCATCGTGAATTACCCATACGACCAGATTATGTAGGAAAGAATGTTCCAACATCACGCCGCGAGCTTGTTTCGGTACTCCTTGATGAGATTGATTCAGAAGATGGTGTTGTGATTCAAGAACGTGATATTTCTTAA
- a CDS encoding aspartate carbamoyltransferase catalytic subunit, with translation MKDLLSINQLEKDEIWTLMKQANRYASNLMPDTLPLRGTWMSTLFYEPSTRTRCSFEVAARRLGAELLPFDVQHSSVLKGESLYDTLRTLEALGVQAAVVRQGQDGLLQEVADQLSLHIINAGDGSAEHPSQALLDLYTIWQHFGHVEGLNILIAGDILHSRVAHSNLLLLQKLGANVMVSGPTPFVTPISTTIPQLNSVPIVDFDEYLEKVDVVMMLRIQNERHQDLLGLEQEEYHQCYGLTRARYARLQENAILMHPGPINRGVELDTILVEAEKSKIFTQMENGVFVRMAILEYLLTGGVSHVHLAKTSKPASA, from the coding sequence ATGAAGGATCTTCTAAGCATCAATCAGTTGGAAAAGGATGAGATTTGGACCTTGATGAAGCAAGCGAATCGTTACGCAAGTAATCTTATGCCCGATACACTTCCATTACGGGGTACATGGATGAGTACGCTATTTTATGAACCGAGCACCCGAACTCGCTGCTCATTTGAAGTAGCGGCACGCCGCCTTGGAGCAGAGCTACTTCCCTTCGATGTCCAGCATTCTAGCGTGTTAAAGGGGGAATCGCTTTACGATACCTTACGTACCTTAGAGGCTTTAGGCGTTCAAGCTGCTGTCGTGCGTCAAGGTCAAGATGGCTTACTTCAGGAGGTTGCTGACCAACTCTCCTTGCACATCATTAATGCAGGCGATGGTTCTGCAGAGCATCCAAGCCAAGCCTTGCTCGACCTCTATACAATCTGGCAGCATTTTGGTCATGTAGAGGGTTTAAATATCCTGATTGCTGGTGACATCTTACACAGTCGTGTGGCTCATTCCAATCTCTTGCTTCTTCAGAAACTAGGGGCTAATGTGATGGTGAGCGGTCCTACTCCTTTTGTCACTCCCATTTCCACAACTATTCCACAGTTAAATTCAGTTCCGATTGTTGATTTTGATGAGTATTTAGAAAAAGTAGATGTGGTGATGATGCTAAGAATCCAGAATGAACGGCATCAAGATTTACTAGGGCTGGAACAGGAAGAATATCATCAATGCTATGGACTAACACGAGCACGCTATGCCCGATTGCAAGAAAATGCGATTTTGATGCATCCTGGACCCATCAATCGTGGTGTGGAATTAGACACCATCCTTGTGGAAGCAGAGAAGTCCAAAATCTTTACACAGATGGAGAATGGCGTATTTGTTCGGATGGCTATTTTAGAATATCTACTTACAGGAGGGGTGTCCCATGTCCATCTTGCTAAAACAAGCAAACCTGCTTCTGCCTGA
- a CDS encoding dihydroorotase — protein MSILLKQANLLLPEESHGDVRIEGDRIVEIAPTLTPHVSEQVIDLNGSYLMPGFIDVHVHFRDPGFLEKESLETGLEAAVRGGYTSVACMPNTKPTADHPETISDMVEKAKSLALSRLYPVAAISYGLKGEELTDFAALKAAGAWALSDDGRGVQNSGMMYQAMKEAAALEMPILAHCEDEGMLEPGGCVHDGNFARKYQLTGISSLSESLQVARDIQLAGATGAHYHVCHCSAWESIRAIADGKRHGVHVTAEVTPHHLLLTDDDIPGLDANYKMNPPLRSSEDREALVHALQTGVLDMIATDHAPHTVAEKERGMERAPFGIVGLETAFPLLYTYLVKPGYLTLRELVERMSTQPAEIFGFAGGRIAPGAVADLTVVNLNETYTIQPSTFASKGRNTPFTGWKVEGRVTHTFVGGRLAWLEEGSR, from the coding sequence ATGTCCATCTTGCTAAAACAAGCAAACCTGCTTCTGCCTGAAGAGAGTCATGGTGATGTACGGATTGAAGGGGACCGGATTGTAGAGATCGCACCGACGCTTACACCACATGTAAGTGAGCAGGTGATCGATCTGAATGGTTCTTATCTTATGCCGGGCTTTATCGACGTACATGTCCATTTCCGTGACCCTGGCTTTCTTGAGAAGGAGAGTCTCGAAACAGGGTTAGAGGCTGCTGTTCGTGGAGGATATACCAGTGTGGCGTGTATGCCCAATACCAAGCCCACAGCGGATCATCCTGAGACAATCAGCGATATGGTTGAGAAAGCAAAGAGCTTAGCACTGTCTCGTCTCTATCCAGTGGCAGCGATCTCCTATGGCTTAAAAGGAGAAGAATTAACCGATTTTGCTGCATTAAAGGCAGCAGGAGCTTGGGCGCTCTCCGATGATGGCCGGGGAGTTCAGAACTCAGGCATGATGTATCAAGCAATGAAGGAGGCAGCAGCCTTAGAAATGCCCATTCTCGCTCATTGTGAAGATGAGGGGATGTTAGAGCCTGGTGGCTGTGTGCATGACGGAAATTTTGCTCGTAAATATCAGCTCACTGGCATCTCCTCCTTAAGTGAATCCTTGCAAGTAGCTCGTGATATTCAGTTAGCCGGAGCTACAGGTGCCCATTATCATGTCTGCCATTGCTCTGCATGGGAATCCATCCGCGCCATTGCAGATGGAAAAAGGCATGGAGTTCATGTAACCGCTGAGGTAACACCGCATCATCTGCTCTTAACCGATGATGATATCCCTGGGTTGGACGCCAATTATAAAATGAACCCTCCTCTCCGCAGTTCAGAGGATCGGGAAGCACTTGTACATGCTCTACAAACAGGCGTATTAGATATGATCGCTACTGATCATGCTCCTCATACCGTAGCGGAGAAGGAGCGGGGGATGGAGCGAGCACCTTTTGGTATCGTTGGCTTAGAGACAGCATTTCCTCTCCTCTATACTTATCTTGTTAAACCCGGATACTTAACATTACGGGAGCTGGTGGAGCGGATGTCTACACAACCAGCCGAAATCTTTGGCTTTGCTGGCGGGAGGATTGCCCCAGGTGCTGTAGCGGACTTGACGGTGGTCAATCTTAATGAGACGTATACGATTCAGCCATCTACCTTTGCCTCGAAAGGACGCAATACACCGTTTACTGGGTGGAAGGTAGAAGGACGTGTAACCCATACCTTTGTAGGTGGCCGCTTGGCTTGGCTTGAAGAAGGGAGTCGATGA